The following are encoded together in the Lactuca sativa cultivar Salinas chromosome 1, Lsat_Salinas_v11, whole genome shotgun sequence genome:
- the LOC111911901 gene encoding phospholipase D alpha 1, whose protein sequence is MHDVHQSAFSNNCFFYRRQMAPHLLHGTIHATIFEVDRLHNGWDLRVCFKPTSRGKGKKFLAQVKRMVLCSPEIVGSKLYATVDLEKARAARTRIIENEASNPRWFESFHIYCAHNVSNIIFTVKDENPVGAILIGRAYLPVEEVVNEFEVDRWLEILDEDHNPIQGPSRIHVKVKYVSVARDSHWSQGIKSSTFGGIPYTFFRQREGCDVTLYPDAHILDDNITSYLESEGYYEPQRCWEDIFDAISNAKHLIYITGWSVYTKILLVRDPSRPKPGGDITLGELLKRKAEDGVNVLMLVWDDRTSVEALKKDGLMATHDQETGDFFRDTKVHCVLCPREPDDKNSYVQGIQVATMFTHHQKTIIVDSDIPGEASGMRRIVGFVGGIDLCDGRYDSRNHSLFRTLKDIHHDDFHQPNFSGASIAKGGPREPWHDIHCKLEGPIAWDVLYNFEQRWIKQVGSQFLFTLPELDEFITHPAPVRPSEDQYTWNVQLFRSIDDGAVSGFPQKPEEASMAGLITGKDNVIDRSIQDAYINAIRRAKNFIYIENQYFLGSSYGWKPSNEFKIEDIGALHLIPKELSLKIISKIRANERFAVYIVIPMWPEGIPESGSVQAILDWQRRTIEMMYKDIASELLARNIQTDPRDYLTFFCLGNREMKTSGEYEPVEKPEPDSDYSRAQESRRFMIYVHAKMMIVDDEYIIIGSANINQRSMDGARDTEIAIGGYQPNQIGTQWPARGAIYGFRMALWLEHLYYIDDSFRHPESLECIRKVNGIADENWNLYSSPEIVQDLPGHLLRYPLAISEAGDVAALPEFEFFPDTKARVLGTRSVGLPPILTT, encoded by the exons ATGCATGATGTACATCAGAGTGCCTTTTCTAACAATTGCTTCTTTTACAGACGACAAATGGCTCCACATCTGCTACACGGGACGATTCATGCTACCATTTTTGAGGTCGATAGGTTACATAATGGATGGGATCTTAGAGTTTGTTTCAAG cCAACAAGTCGAGGAAAAGGGAAAAAGTTTTTAGCTCAAGTGAAGAGAATGGTACTTTGTAGCCCCGAG ATTGTGGGCTCTAAACTCTATGCAACAGTCGACCTAGAAAAGGCAAGAGCTGCAAGGACCAGGATAATCGAGAACGAAGCATCCAATCCTCGTTGGTTCGAGTCTTTTCACATATACTGCGCACATAACGTGTCAAACATTATATTCACAGTCAAAGACGAGAATCCCGTGGGTGCAATTCTGATTGGACGGGCTTACCTTCCTGTCGAGGAGGTCGTCAACGAGTTCGAAGTGGACCGATGGCTTGAAATATTAGACGAAGATCATAACCCAATACAAGGACCTTCGAGGATTCATGTAAAGGTGAAATATGTTAGTGTCGCGAGAGATAGCCATTGGTCACAAGGTATTAAAAGTTCTACATTTGGAGGAATACCCTACACCTTTTTTAGGCAAAGAGAAGGTTGTGATGTAACTTTGTACCCCGATGCACATATACTAGATGATAACATTACATCTTACTTAGAATCTGAAGGGTATTACGAGCCCCAAAGATGTTGGGAGGATATTTTTGATGCGATTAGTAATGCCAAACATTTGATTTATATAACCGGGTGGTCCGTGTACACAAAAATCTTGTTGGTTCGCGATCCGAGTAGGCCGAAACCGGGTGGAGACATCACGTTAGGTGAGTTATTGAAGAGAAAAGCCGAGGATGGGGTAAATGTATTGATGCTTGTTTGGGATGATAGAACTTCGGTTGAGGCTCTGAAAAAAGATGGATTAATGGCGACACATGATCAAGAAACGGGAGACTTTTTTCGTGACACTAAGGTTCATTGTGTATTATGCCCTCGTGAACCCGATGACAAGAATAGTTATGTTCAAGGGATTCAAGTCGCGACCATGTTTACTCATCATCAGAAAACCATCATTGTAGATAGCGACATTCCCGGGGAAGCGTCAGGAATGAGGCGGATTGTAGGGTTTGTTGGCGGTATTGATCTTTGTGACGGTCGGTATGATTCTCGGAATCACTCATTATTTCGGACACTAAAAGACATACATCATGACGATTTCCACCAACCGAATTTCTCGGGAGCCTCGATTGCAAAAGGTGGGCCGAGGGAACCATGGCATGACATACACTGCAAACTTGAAGGTCCGATCGCGTGGGATGTGTTGTATAATTTCGAACAAAGATGGATTAAACAAGTTGGAAGCCAATTTCTTTTTACATTAcctgaacttgacgagttcataaCTCACCCCGCCCCAGTCCGTCCATCTGAAGACCAGTACACATGGAATGTCCAATTGTTCCGGTCGATCGACGATGGTGCAGTGTCAGGGTTCCCACAAAAACCCGAGGAAGCATCTATGGCGGGCCTAATTACCGGTAAAGATAATGTGATTGATCGTAGCATTCAAGATGCGTATATTAACGCGATACGTCGTGCTAAAAACTTCATCTATATCGAAAACCAATATTTTTTGGGGAGCTCGTATGGTTGGAAACCAAGCAATGAGTTCAAAATTGAGGACATCGGGGCTTTACATCTCATACCAAAGGAGCTTTCACTTAAAATCATTAGTAAAATTAGGGCAAATGAGAGGTTTGCCGTGTACATAGTGATCCCAATGTGGCCTGAAGGGATCCCAGAAAGCGGATCCGTTCAAGCCATATTAGACTGGCAAAGAAGAACAATAGAAATGATGTATAAAGACATCGCCAGTGAACTTCTAGCAAGAAATATTCAAACGGATCCTAGGGATTACTTGACATTCTTTTGCCTCGGCAACCGTGAGATGAAAACGTCCGGCGAGTATGAACCGGTGGAGAAGCCCGAACCGGATTCCGATTATAGTAGAGCGCAAGAATCTCGACGGTTTATGATCTATGTTCATGCAAAAATGATGATCG TTGATGACGAATATATAATTATTGGTTCGGCTAACATCAATCAAAGATCAATGGACGGGGCTAGGGACACTGAGATTGCGATCGGTGGCTACCAACCGAATCAAATAGGCACACAGTGGCCAGCTAGGGGTGCGATCTATGGCTTTCGAATGGCATTGTGGTTAGAACATCTTTATTACATAGATGACTCGTTTCGCCATCCAGAAAGCTTGGAATGCATTCGGAAAGTAAATGGAATTGCGGATGAGAATTGGAATTTGTATTCCAGTCCAGAGATAGTTCAAGATCTTCCAGGCCATTTACTTCGGTATCCGTTGGCTATCTCGGAAGCCGGAGATGTTGCGGCTTTACCAGAGTTCGAGTTCTTCCCGGACACCAAAGCACGTGTACTGGGGACGAGATCCGTGGGTCTTCCTCCTATTCTTACCACTTGA
- the LOC128127222 gene encoding extensin-1-like, producing MTTTCYYHQPLLTTHHHYYHPSPPNTTTCHNHPYPPPTITTTHPSLPPTTTMTTSHHPSPPPDTISLTTTHHNNHPLITTTHPLPTIMTTTRHYHQPPPITATHFYYLSLPPTTLHHQPPTTHHPPPPPPTITTHHYRPPSLPPTTHHHHWPPQPITTTHHHHRPPSTIITTHQNHRPPPIKTPRHHYLTYHPPQPPHTTTHPPTTLYVTPTAL from the coding sequence ATGACCACCACATGCTACTACCACCAACCACTACTCACCACTCATCACCACtactaccacccatcaccaccaaacACCACTACCTGCCATAATCACCCCTACCCACCACCCACCATAACAACCACCCACCCATCAttaccacccaccaccactatGACCACCTCCcatcacccatcaccaccacccgacACCATCTCcctcaccaccacccaccacaacAACCACCCACTCATCACTACCACTCACCCACTACCCACCATTATGACCACCACTCGTcactaccaccaaccaccacccatcaccgcCACCCATTTCTACTACTTATCACTACCACCCACCACCCTCCACCACcaaccacccaccacccaccacccaccgccaccaccaccgacCATAACCACTCATCACTACCGACCACCATCACtcccacccaccacccatcaccaccactggCCTCCACAACCCATCACCACTACCCATCACCATCACCGACCACCATCAACCATCATCACTACCCACCAAAACCACCGGCCACCACCCATCAAAACCCCTCGCCACCATTACCTCACCTATcacccaccacaaccaccacacaccaccacccacccacccaccaccTTATATGTCACCCCCACTGCCCTTTAA